GACTGGTCTCAGATGCGCGACCAGATGCGCGAGCGGCTCACCGGATTCCTACGCGGGGCGGGCTACCCGACCGACATCGTCAGCGAGCACCTCGTGACTCCTGGGGACTGGGCCGACCAGGGGCTCTCCGAGGGCACGCCGTTCGCGCTCGCACATACCCTCACCCAATCGGGCCCGTTCCGACCGACCAACTTCGCGCGCGGGGTGCCGGGACTGATCTTCGCCGGGCACGGCACCACGCCGGGTGTCGGGGTGCCGATGGTACTGGTCAGCGGCAAGTTGGCCGCGCAGCGTGCTCTGGCCCATCTGGGAGTGCCCCGATGAGTGTCGATCCGGCGCTGCTGGAGGTCGGGTACGCCCGCTGTGCGGTGCTGACCAAGGCCTATGGCACGACGTACTTCTGGGGAGCCCGTACCCTGCCCGCAGCCCAACGCCGCGACGTCTACTCCGTCTACGCACTGTGCCGACTCGCCGACGACATCGTCGATGCACCGCACGCCACCGACGGGGCGCATCGCGAGCGGACCGGGCAAGAGCTGGAGGCTTTCGTGGAGGCCTTCCGGGCGCATCGCGCCGGTGCGAGCGATGACCCGGTGCTGGCGGCTGCTGCAGATACTGCGGAGCGGCGCGACATTCCGCAGGAATGCTTCGATCGGTTCTTCGGCGCCATGGGCAGCGACCTGCTGGTCACGCACTATGCGACCTATGAGGATCTGCTCGGTTACATGGAGGGATCGGCCGCCGTCATCGGCGAGATGATGCTGCCGGTGCTCGAGCCCACCGATCGGCGCGCGTACGCCCCGGCTCGCGACCTCGGCCTGGCGTTCCAACTCACCAACTTCCTGCGCGATGTCGACGAAGACCGTGACCGCGACCGGCACTACCTGCCGTTGGAGGACTTCGAGCGGTTCGGCGCCGACCCGGATGCGCGTTCGGTCACGCCGGAGTGGAAAGCGTTGATGCGCTTCGAGATCGAGCGCACCCGTGCGCTCTACGCGCATGCCGACACGGGGATGGAATACCTGCCTCGAGCCTCTGCACGCTGCGTGGTGATCGCCCGGCGGCTCTACTCGCGCATCCTGGATCTGATCGAAGACGCGGACTACGACGTGTTCGCGGCACGGGTGCAGCTGCCGACCTGGCGCAAAGCGGGAATGGCGGCGCGATTGATGGCCACGCCCGCTTCGCGGTGGCAGGCCGCCGGGTCGCCGCCTGCCCGGCGCAGGTGACGAGACCGGGACCGAGATCGTGCAACACCTGACCTACCTACTCATCCTCGCCGGCTGCGTGGTGCTCACCCTTCCCCTGGAGTTCCTGATCGGAGCGCGGGTGTGGCGTCGGCCGCTGCTGGCCTTCGCTGCGGTTGCCGGCCCGGCTGTCGTGTTCATCGCCTGGGATCTGGTGGGTATCGACCGCGGCTGGTGGACCTATGGGGCCCGCTACCTCGTCGGTATCGACATCGGTCCGATGCCGCTCGAAGAAGTGCTCTTCTTCGTGGTGGTGCCGATCTGCGGGTTACTGACGTACGAGGCGGTCGGCATCTGCGGGCGGCTGCTGCGGGCGCGGCTGCCTGCTCGATCGCCGCGCGAGGCGGGCCGCGATGCCTGAGTACACGTGATGCCTGAATACACGGTGTCCGTCGTCCTCGGGTTGATCGTGGTGGTGGCGCTCGAGCTCGCGTGGCTGCGGACCGGGCTCTTCAAGACGGTGCGCTACTGGGCGTCGATGACGATCGTGGTCGCATTCCAGGTACTGGTGGACGGTCTGCTGACTCGTGGGTCCG
This portion of the Dermatophilaceae bacterium Sec6.4 genome encodes:
- a CDS encoding phytoene/squalene synthase family protein, translated to MSVDPALLEVGYARCAVLTKAYGTTYFWGARTLPAAQRRDVYSVYALCRLADDIVDAPHATDGAHRERTGQELEAFVEAFRAHRAGASDDPVLAAAADTAERRDIPQECFDRFFGAMGSDLLVTHYATYEDLLGYMEGSAAVIGEMMLPVLEPTDRRAYAPARDLGLAFQLTNFLRDVDEDRDRDRHYLPLEDFERFGADPDARSVTPEWKALMRFEIERTRALYAHADTGMEYLPRASARCVVIARRLYSRILDLIEDADYDVFAARVQLPTWRKAGMAARLMATPASRWQAAGSPPARRR
- a CDS encoding lycopene cyclase domain-containing protein, whose amino-acid sequence is MQHLTYLLILAGCVVLTLPLEFLIGARVWRRPLLAFAAVAGPAVVFIAWDLVGIDRGWWTYGARYLVGIDIGPMPLEEVLFFVVVPICGLLTYEAVGICGRLLRARLPARSPREAGRDA